In the genome of Coraliomargarita algicola, one region contains:
- a CDS encoding exosortase/archaeosortase family protein yields MTTNTENPTFKNLLPEQIAAACLIVGFAFYTIWDQLFWWANREDYSFGYLVPLFSAYVIYDRWPVLRSYLFSGHAPSEPAPPPAERSGLAAVLEWIAIAAFSASLLLFGIGALLRAATGPQNPASLAIAASLGGLTLSSVFIFSKQRADGQLMPLKQRLALTALFIFPALIWMISAPLVSVLETKIRVFLLTKVTIIVFHSFDFLGFELEREGNVLILPEGQVGVEEACSGIRSLTACLFAGSFLAAVFLDRFWKKILLVCAAMIFAVLTNLIRSIFLTLWAYYNGSQAIDEHWVLPLIGDIGSVHDVTGFAILGFTCIGLICLLPIFNFKLKDFEDEHEDWDTPENTEVKS; encoded by the coding sequence GTGACCACGAACACTGAAAATCCTACCTTTAAGAATCTCCTGCCTGAGCAAATCGCGGCTGCCTGCCTGATCGTCGGTTTTGCGTTTTATACAATTTGGGATCAGCTGTTCTGGTGGGCAAATCGCGAAGATTATAGTTTTGGCTATTTGGTACCTTTGTTTTCGGCATATGTGATCTATGATCGTTGGCCGGTGTTGCGTAGTTATTTGTTTTCGGGGCATGCGCCGAGCGAGCCCGCTCCACCTCCGGCAGAGCGCAGTGGATTGGCAGCAGTGCTGGAGTGGATCGCGATTGCCGCTTTTTCAGCCTCCTTGCTTTTGTTTGGCATCGGTGCCCTCTTGCGCGCTGCTACGGGACCGCAAAATCCCGCTTCGCTAGCGATCGCCGCGAGCTTGGGAGGGCTGACACTAAGTAGTGTATTTATTTTTTCCAAGCAACGTGCGGACGGGCAATTAATGCCGCTTAAGCAACGCCTCGCGCTGACGGCGCTATTTATCTTCCCAGCTTTGATCTGGATGATTTCTGCGCCGCTGGTCTCTGTTTTGGAGACTAAGATTCGGGTCTTCTTGCTGACCAAGGTGACGATTATCGTATTTCATTCCTTTGACTTTCTCGGCTTTGAATTGGAGCGCGAAGGCAATGTGCTGATATTACCGGAGGGGCAGGTTGGTGTTGAGGAGGCTTGTTCGGGGATTCGTTCGCTGACTGCCTGTTTGTTTGCGGGGTCCTTTCTGGCTGCTGTGTTCCTCGATCGTTTTTGGAAAAAAATCTTACTGGTTTGTGCGGCCATGATTTTTGCGGTGCTGACTAATTTGATTCGCAGTATTTTTCTTACCTTATGGGCCTATTATAATGGCTCGCAGGCGATCGATGAGCACTGGGTGCTACCGCTGATTGGTGATATAGGCTCTGTTCACGACGTGACGGGCTTTGCCATTCTTGGATTCACCTGTATCGGTCTTATCTGTTTGCTGCCGATTTTTAACTTTAAGTTGAAAGATTTTGAGGACGAGCACGAGGATTGGGATACGCCAGAGAATACAGAAGTTAAAAGTTAG
- a CDS encoding HIT family protein — protein MDNSAPKQTSTPLSPSMERLHAYWRMPYILAPKNPDEGGNPFIRITQSGDDAKEYILLRGQHNYIVMNRYPYNAGHLLVLPYREVPRLEDLTLEERHELMDLIVEAQNLLTRALRPDGFNTGFNFGDAAGAGIPSHLHCHVVPRWNGDTNFMPVIGNTRVLPDSMDAMWQRLHACIEAK, from the coding sequence ATGGACAACTCCGCACCTAAGCAGACATCCACGCCGCTTTCCCCTTCTATGGAGCGGCTTCACGCGTATTGGCGCATGCCGTACATCCTCGCGCCCAAAAACCCGGACGAAGGCGGTAATCCCTTTATCCGTATCACCCAATCGGGTGACGACGCTAAAGAATACATTCTGCTGCGTGGTCAGCATAATTACATTGTGATGAACCGCTATCCTTACAATGCAGGGCACCTACTGGTGCTCCCCTACCGTGAAGTTCCACGGCTGGAGGACCTGACGCTCGAAGAAAGACACGAGCTGATGGACCTGATCGTAGAAGCTCAGAACCTGCTCACCCGCGCACTACGCCCGGATGGGTTCAACACTGGCTTTAATTTTGGTGATGCAGCCGGAGCAGGCATCCCCAGCCACCTGCATTGTCATGTCGTGCCGCGCTGGAACGGTGACACAAACTTCATGCCAGTCATCGGCAACACTCGCGTCCTGCCGGACTCGATGGACGCCATGTGGCAGCGCCTTCACGCCTGCATCGAAGCTAAATAA
- a CDS encoding sigma-70 family RNA polymerase sigma factor — translation MPDQAEPAVPITPPDQWVDAYGDYLYGFAMSRLRNPEAAADCVQDTLLAGIKALDRFDGSRDIKFWLRGIMRNKIVDQIRKSIKENKVDIEAEDEALLESFWFKYSGIATTNPDPWQFNPRKYYDNSEFWIVFEKCITQVKNPARQAFVLRVLEDQTTEEVCKAMDVTPNYLWVLLHRAREQLKVLLEANWTGKDAN, via the coding sequence GTGCCCGACCAAGCAGAGCCTGCAGTTCCCATCACCCCACCGGATCAGTGGGTCGACGCCTATGGTGATTACTTATACGGCTTCGCAATGTCGCGCTTAAGAAATCCCGAAGCCGCAGCCGACTGCGTGCAAGACACCCTGCTCGCGGGCATCAAAGCCCTCGATCGCTTCGACGGCAGCCGCGATATCAAATTCTGGCTGCGCGGTATCATGCGCAATAAGATTGTCGATCAGATCCGTAAATCGATTAAAGAAAATAAAGTCGATATCGAGGCCGAAGACGAAGCCTTGCTCGAAAGTTTCTGGTTCAAATACAGTGGGATCGCGACCACAAATCCCGATCCTTGGCAGTTCAACCCTCGTAAATATTACGACAACAGCGAATTCTGGATCGTGTTCGAAAAATGCATTACACAAGTCAAGAATCCTGCACGTCAGGCCTTCGTGCTGCGAGTGCTCGAAGACCAAACAACTGAAGAAGTTTGTAAGGCAATGGACGTCACTCCGAATTACTTATGGGTGCTCCTGCACCGCGCACGCGAGCAACTCAAAGTCCTACTCGAAGCCAACTGGACCGGAAAGGACGCTAACTAA
- a CDS encoding sensor histidine kinase — translation MINENPSQETLIQELEELRRVHDALKNSYNESVRRRESLQIALDHSQRQYQLLTSNSLEVIWTLDLNGQLSYISPSIQRLRGLTPTEAMVEAMPATMAPSSQVLLATALKNCEAKARSKDGSPVRIEVEQFHRDGHLIWVEMYIRAQLNNLGETIGFIGNSRDITRRKKSEKATQEIAESFETLVAKVPIGIYVLGLNDDNTAEFRYVSDRWCEIFQINREEAMTDLAQVDAKVHVDDREEFRAMNNQAIHQRKRFLWEGRMQCGDEERWLRIESVPVSLQNNEHQWYGAVKDITQRKQAENALRESETQLRELNAQKDKFFSIIAHDLMSPFNSILGFSELLIDQINDNDYEGIHEYATMIEQSSKQSVDLLTNLLEWSRAHTGRMNFSPAAFDLQALIRENTELFETIAAQKSITIFQNISQEIIVVADKQMISTVLRNLLANAIKFTHQGGQVTLSAKRQASEILISVSDNGVGIPAHRLNKLFRIDENESTQGTNQETGTGLGLLLCKEFIEKHDGKIWVESEIEKGSSFYLTLPHIPPPANHA, via the coding sequence TTGATTAACGAGAATCCAAGTCAAGAAACACTCATCCAGGAGTTGGAGGAATTGCGGCGTGTACATGACGCATTAAAAAACTCCTACAATGAAAGTGTCCGGCGTCGAGAGTCACTTCAAATAGCCCTCGACCATAGCCAACGCCAATATCAGTTACTGACGAGCAACAGCCTGGAAGTGATCTGGACCTTGGACTTGAATGGCCAATTAAGCTACATCAGCCCATCCATTCAACGGCTGCGTGGCCTCACACCCACAGAGGCGATGGTGGAGGCGATGCCAGCGACGATGGCGCCCAGCTCTCAAGTGCTGCTAGCCACGGCACTCAAAAACTGTGAAGCAAAAGCACGCTCTAAAGATGGAAGTCCCGTCCGAATCGAAGTTGAACAATTTCACAGGGATGGACATCTGATATGGGTCGAAATGTATATTCGGGCTCAGCTTAATAACCTAGGTGAGACCATTGGCTTTATAGGCAACTCAAGGGACATCACTCGTCGTAAAAAGTCCGAAAAAGCGACTCAAGAAATCGCAGAAAGCTTTGAGACATTGGTGGCCAAAGTCCCCATTGGAATTTATGTGCTAGGCTTAAACGACGACAATACAGCAGAATTCAGGTATGTCAGTGATCGCTGGTGTGAGATTTTTCAAATCAACCGCGAAGAAGCGATGACCGACCTCGCTCAGGTAGACGCAAAGGTGCATGTAGACGATCGAGAAGAATTTCGAGCAATGAACAACCAAGCGATCCACCAGCGAAAACGATTTCTCTGGGAAGGCCGCATGCAGTGCGGCGACGAAGAGCGCTGGCTTCGCATCGAATCCGTTCCCGTCTCTTTGCAGAACAATGAGCATCAATGGTATGGGGCGGTCAAAGACATCACCCAGCGCAAGCAAGCAGAAAATGCGCTACGTGAGAGCGAAACGCAACTGCGCGAGCTGAATGCACAAAAAGACAAATTCTTCTCCATCATTGCCCACGACCTGATGAGTCCGTTCAACAGCATTTTAGGATTCAGCGAATTATTAATCGATCAGATCAACGACAATGACTACGAAGGCATCCATGAGTACGCGACGATGATTGAACAATCTTCCAAGCAATCGGTGGATCTACTCACGAATCTATTAGAATGGTCACGCGCACATACAGGGCGCATGAACTTCTCCCCCGCAGCCTTTGACCTGCAGGCTTTAATACGCGAAAACACGGAGCTTTTCGAAACCATCGCAGCGCAAAAATCTATAACGATCTTCCAAAATATATCCCAAGAAATCATCGTAGTTGCAGATAAACAGATGATCAGCACCGTGCTCAGGAATTTACTCGCGAACGCCATCAAATTTACCCATCAGGGCGGTCAGGTCACTTTATCGGCCAAGCGCCAAGCGTCCGAAATCCTGATATCTGTCAGCGATAATGGAGTCGGCATCCCCGCGCACAGACTCAACAAGCTATTCCGCATCGACGAAAACGAATCCACGCAGGGCACGAACCAAGAAACAGGCACCGGTTTAGGTCTCTTACTTTGCAAGGAATTCATCGAAAAGCACGACGGCAAGATCTGGGTCGAAAGCGAGATAGAAAAAGGTTCCAGCTTCTACCTAACTCTGCCCCACATACCACCCCCTGCGAATCATGCTTAA
- a CDS encoding PhoH family protein — protein MPSKTIHFSSARQLSLLYADDGRHLEEAEQSLGVSLATRDDWVTVEGSSEGIAAVKALFELLAAARDQGLRIRSSDFLYTLRCVAEGRADELREIYRNPLIIKLKRQSIVPKTLNQKRYLQAIAAHPITFGIGPAGTGKTYLAMAMALRELLEGRAERIILTRPAVEAGEALGFLPGELQEKVLPYLTPLYDAMNDMIGKEQTMQLVERGIVEIAPLAYMRGRTLANAFVVLDEAQNTTHEQMMMFLTRLGDGSRMVITGDITQTDLPRSKQSGLKEATRILKNIEAIRLFHFDGQDVVRHPLVQDIINAYAQG, from the coding sequence ATGCCGTCAAAGACGATCCACTTTTCCAGCGCCCGTCAGCTGAGCCTGCTCTATGCGGACGACGGACGCCATCTTGAAGAAGCCGAACAAAGCCTGGGAGTGAGCCTGGCGACTCGCGATGATTGGGTGACTGTCGAGGGCAGTAGCGAGGGCATCGCCGCAGTCAAAGCACTGTTTGAGCTGCTCGCCGCCGCCCGCGATCAAGGGCTACGCATTCGAAGTTCCGACTTTCTTTACACGCTCCGCTGCGTGGCCGAAGGGCGAGCCGACGAACTGCGCGAGATCTACCGCAACCCCTTGATTATTAAACTCAAGCGCCAAAGCATTGTCCCCAAGACACTCAACCAAAAGCGCTATCTACAAGCCATTGCAGCGCACCCGATCACCTTCGGAATCGGCCCTGCAGGCACCGGCAAAACCTATCTGGCCATGGCGATGGCGCTACGCGAACTGCTGGAAGGTCGCGCAGAACGCATCATCTTAACCCGCCCCGCAGTGGAGGCTGGCGAGGCACTCGGCTTCCTGCCAGGCGAGCTACAAGAGAAAGTGCTGCCCTACCTCACCCCGCTCTACGACGCCATGAACGACATGATCGGCAAAGAGCAAACCATGCAGCTAGTCGAGCGGGGCATCGTCGAGATCGCACCACTCGCCTACATGCGCGGACGTACCTTGGCTAATGCCTTCGTCGTGCTCGACGAAGCTCAAAACACCACTCATGAGCAAATGATGATGTTCCTCACACGCCTGGGCGACGGCAGCCGCATGGTGATTACCGGCGACATCACCCAAACTGATTTACCTCGCAGCAAACAATCTGGCCTGAAAGAAGCTACTCGAATTCTAAAAAACATCGAGGCCATCCGCCTCTTCCATTTTGACGGACAAGACGTCGTAAGACACCCGCTCGTGCAAGACATCATCAATGCCTACGCACAGGGCTAA
- the can gene encoding carbonate dehydratase: MPTLSKLLENNRDWAQKTLKEDPEFFDKLSKQQNPEYLWIGCSDSRVPANQITGLMPGEVFVHRNIANVVVHTDLNLLSVLQYAVDVLKVRHVIVCGHYGCGGVKAAMGQESHGLIDNWLRHIQDVQTLYVDELKPLTGESKSDRMCELNVIAQANNLRRSTVLQDAWARGQKIDIHSWIYSLKDGQIRTLQDAITS; this comes from the coding sequence ATGCCAACTCTCAGTAAACTCCTTGAAAACAACCGCGACTGGGCTCAAAAGACCCTCAAAGAAGATCCAGAATTTTTTGATAAGCTCTCCAAACAGCAAAATCCCGAATATCTCTGGATCGGCTGCTCCGATAGCCGCGTGCCCGCCAACCAAATCACAGGGCTGATGCCTGGCGAGGTGTTCGTACATCGTAATATCGCCAATGTAGTGGTGCACACCGACCTCAATCTGCTGTCCGTGCTCCAGTATGCAGTGGATGTTCTGAAAGTTCGCCATGTCATCGTCTGTGGCCACTACGGCTGCGGTGGTGTGAAAGCTGCCATGGGCCAAGAGTCACATGGTCTCATCGATAATTGGTTGCGCCACATTCAAGACGTGCAAACTCTATATGTTGACGAATTAAAACCGCTCACTGGCGAGAGTAAAAGCGACCGCATGTGTGAACTGAATGTAATCGCCCAAGCCAATAACCTCCGTCGCAGCACCGTGCTGCAAGACGCCTGGGCACGCGGCCAAAAAATCGACATCCACTCGTGGATCTACAGCCTAAAGGATGGGCAAATCCGCACACTACAAGACGCCATCACCAGTTAG
- the ybeY gene encoding rRNA maturation RNase YbeY, whose translation MPKLSLEINNQYSALAAPEAATRTLFETLHASAAFPITEGELSIAFVSDDEIAQVHADFMDDPTPTDVITFPANEEMESAGEIIVSVDHASSRAAELNEPFSRELSLYLVHGWLHLAGYDDRNEVDRAAMRQAEQEVLNLLDAAKHSIVFQLKA comes from the coding sequence ATGCCAAAGCTCAGCCTGGAAATCAACAACCAGTATAGTGCGCTAGCCGCCCCCGAGGCCGCCACCCGTACACTCTTCGAAACGCTCCACGCCTCGGCAGCCTTCCCCATCACAGAGGGCGAGCTCTCAATCGCCTTTGTGAGCGATGACGAAATAGCACAAGTCCACGCCGACTTCATGGACGACCCCACCCCCACGGATGTCATCACCTTTCCCGCCAACGAGGAGATGGAATCGGCCGGTGAGATCATCGTTTCCGTCGACCACGCCAGCAGCCGTGCAGCCGAGCTAAACGAGCCGTTCAGTCGCGAGCTCAGTCTCTACCTGGTGCACGGCTGGCTACACCTGGCCGGCTACGACGACCGCAACGAGGTCGACCGCGCCGCGATGCGCCAAGCCGAGCAAGAAGTACTCAACCTCCTCGACGCAGCCAAGCACTCCATCGTGTTTCAGCTGAAAGCCTGA
- a CDS encoding class I SAM-dependent methyltransferase, with product MRDQGLAPGERFIEWGSGFGVATSLAAQLGYEATGIELEEGLVEIAESLAAAHDTGAEFIHTSYIPEGYISYEHIGGTDIVPDDSFGHQTGPARYEEMEIGLDEVDVFFVYPWPGEQEMMLKLFESVASEDAILIAYYGDREICIYRAQ from the coding sequence GTGCGCGACCAAGGCCTCGCACCCGGCGAGCGTTTCATCGAATGGGGCAGCGGCTTCGGAGTCGCCACCAGCCTGGCCGCCCAACTGGGCTACGAAGCCACTGGCATCGAACTGGAAGAGGGACTGGTCGAGATCGCAGAATCCTTAGCCGCAGCGCATGACACAGGTGCCGAATTCATCCATACCAGCTATATACCTGAAGGCTATATTAGTTACGAACACATAGGCGGCACGGACATCGTGCCCGACGACAGCTTCGGGCACCAAACGGGCCCGGCTCGTTACGAAGAAATGGAGATCGGGCTGGATGAAGTGGACGTCTTCTTCGTCTACCCCTGGCCCGGCGAACAGGAAATGATGCTCAAACTCTTCGAATCCGTCGCCAGTGAAGACGCCATCCTCATCGCCTACTACGGCGACCGGGAAATCTGCATCTACCGCGCGCAGTAG
- a CDS encoding HDIG domain-containing metalloprotein has product MASFSKKNNSRKSLDGAMRKDAGRGKDSATTHFFETSKLIEISMFVLFSALVITICYLGQKPKGPRIILNQAAQSRIVSEFQFDYKSAVLTEAAAAATRAQVPPVFQRTFEPYDKFSQFINDLNSAIAKNKIEHESEGQEILKTELFKTALQLIEANELTIKPSIIVELTTQTTPKERSLLFNDALAVLKSIYTDGIYSASRSDSADPHVTVIQLVDEEGHYNLPNARSLPDALVALRVRIDALSRDASTGRILFDIFRTGLRPNLLYSATGTNRAIKRAIDQLDPIIVSFKEGDTLIEPGAIITPAELERIAAYRKVELERNGNSLIFNPLFIERLILTTMLLIAVYIYVNRGLRELRKRNRAIAITAVSILLNLLIIRIIMEIGESALINSRPSLSMLPYIAPYALAPIIVAVLVGGSPAVLTALIIAVLFGIIQNNSVEFILIAFLSGVVGAYASTNIRKRSKLVRSGLCAGATAAIAGAGVALLNGFSFSLVGQQTLVALVVGLLTGILAVGLLPIFEQLFKITTEITLLELTDFNHPLLRRMQMEAPGTYHHSLMVANLSENAAAAIGASPLLCRVCCFFHDIGKLVKPEYFTENQRDGINPHDAKNPSMSALVIKAHVKEGVEMARKNKLPRVIIDVIRQHHGTTLIQYFFHQAKEKAKETQKNTLPPFSEGTKTKGKDEFKVEESTYRYDGPKPAFKESAIIFFADSVEAASRSLKKVTQPNVEELIDRIFKDRIEDGQLDSCPLTFHELHLIRKSFVYTVLNMLHARIEYPKTDAEKAKELENEAAQNKQQEAKTDAKAQPGNQQPV; this is encoded by the coding sequence ATGGCCTCTTTCTCAAAAAAGAACAATTCTCGCAAGTCTCTGGACGGCGCAATGCGCAAAGATGCCGGCCGCGGCAAAGACTCCGCGACGACCCATTTCTTTGAAACCAGCAAACTGATCGAAATCAGTATGTTTGTGCTCTTCTCGGCACTGGTGATTACCATTTGCTACCTGGGACAAAAGCCCAAAGGCCCACGTATCATCCTCAATCAAGCAGCCCAATCACGGATCGTATCCGAGTTTCAGTTTGATTATAAGAGCGCCGTATTGACCGAAGCCGCGGCTGCGGCCACCCGCGCTCAGGTGCCCCCGGTATTTCAACGTACTTTCGAGCCCTACGATAAATTCAGTCAATTTATCAATGATCTCAATTCAGCGATCGCCAAAAACAAGATCGAGCACGAATCCGAAGGTCAAGAGATCCTCAAGACCGAACTGTTCAAAACCGCACTTCAATTGATCGAAGCCAACGAGCTCACGATCAAGCCCAGCATTATCGTCGAGCTGACCACACAAACCACCCCGAAAGAACGCTCCTTACTCTTTAACGATGCCCTCGCCGTACTCAAATCGATCTATACTGATGGCATCTACTCCGCCAGTCGCTCCGACTCCGCAGATCCCCATGTCACTGTCATTCAATTAGTCGACGAAGAGGGACACTACAACTTGCCCAATGCCCGCTCATTGCCAGACGCACTCGTGGCACTACGCGTCAGAATCGACGCCCTCTCCCGCGACGCTTCCACAGGCCGCATACTTTTCGACATTTTCCGCACCGGCCTGCGTCCGAACTTACTTTACAGCGCCACAGGCACCAATCGCGCGATCAAACGAGCGATCGACCAACTGGACCCCATCATCGTCAGTTTTAAAGAGGGCGACACCCTGATCGAGCCAGGCGCGATCATCACCCCCGCCGAGCTAGAGCGCATCGCCGCCTATCGCAAAGTAGAACTCGAGCGCAATGGCAACTCACTCATATTCAACCCACTTTTCATCGAACGCCTCATATTGACAACGATGCTGCTGATCGCCGTCTACATCTACGTCAATCGCGGCCTGCGCGAGCTGCGCAAACGCAACCGCGCGATCGCGATCACTGCGGTCAGCATATTACTGAATCTCCTGATCATCCGCATCATCATGGAAATCGGCGAGAGCGCACTCATTAACAGCCGCCCCTCGCTCAGCATGCTGCCCTACATCGCACCCTATGCACTGGCCCCGATCATAGTAGCCGTGCTCGTCGGTGGCTCACCTGCTGTGCTTACCGCGCTCATCATCGCCGTGCTCTTTGGTATTATTCAAAATAACTCGGTCGAATTTATTCTAATCGCCTTCCTGTCTGGCGTCGTAGGCGCTTACGCATCCACCAACATTCGCAAACGCTCCAAGCTAGTGCGCTCGGGCCTGTGCGCAGGAGCCACTGCAGCCATTGCCGGTGCCGGCGTTGCGCTACTCAACGGCTTTTCCTTCAGCCTCGTCGGGCAACAAACACTTGTCGCACTCGTAGTCGGCCTACTCACGGGCATCCTTGCCGTCGGTTTACTCCCCATTTTCGAGCAACTCTTTAAAATCACCACCGAAATTACACTGCTGGAATTGACCGATTTCAATCACCCGCTGCTACGCCGCATGCAAATGGAAGCGCCCGGCACCTACCACCACAGTCTGATGGTAGCCAACCTTTCGGAAAACGCCGCAGCTGCCATCGGTGCCAGCCCCCTGCTCTGTCGCGTCTGCTGCTTCTTCCATGACATCGGAAAACTGGTAAAGCCTGAATACTTCACCGAAAATCAACGTGACGGGATCAACCCACACGATGCCAAAAACCCTTCGATGAGCGCGCTGGTGATCAAGGCACACGTCAAAGAAGGCGTCGAAATGGCCCGTAAGAACAAACTGCCACGCGTGATTATCGACGTCATCCGCCAACACCACGGCACCACTTTGATCCAGTATTTCTTCCACCAAGCCAAAGAAAAAGCCAAGGAAACACAAAAAAACACGCTCCCCCCATTTTCAGAAGGAACCAAGACCAAGGGCAAAGATGAATTCAAGGTCGAAGAAAGCACCTACCGCTACGACGGCCCCAAGCCTGCCTTTAAAGAAAGCGCCATCATCTTTTTCGCCGACAGCGTGGAAGCCGCCAGCCGTAGCCTGAAAAAAGTCACGCAGCCCAATGTTGAAGAGTTGATTGACCGCATATTCAAAGATAGGATCGAAGATGGTCAGCTCGATAGTTGCCCACTCACCTTCCACGAGCTTCACCTCATTCGAAAAAGCTTTGTCTACACCGTGCTCAATATGCTCCATGCCCGCATCGAATACCCGAAGACCGATGCGGAAAAAGCCAAAGAACTCGAAAACGAAGCTGCCCAAAACAAACAACAAGAAGCCAAAACCGATGCCAAAGCTCAGCCTGGAAATCAACAACCAGTATAG
- a CDS encoding cyclic nucleotide-binding domain-containing protein, with amino-acid sequence MLKKILSAAFESRRKKSIEEQLESMRVLKVPFLEGADDQLISELATALEPVKFPAGKTIFREGEPGDSLFLIVDGTVRVSSEEEEIIAELGVGGCFGEGALLEGQVRAATVVAVEELALLQLKRESYEELATKFRKLRYRLSNLHKTRKAEEIENSIECNLLKNAPFLAGAGGGLINELAHMLERKHFAKGNSLIREGADGKYFFLIEEGMVSVSQGTTQLAELGPGTCIGEGALFSGRACSATVKALTDTSSFVLKKEAFRRIIARYPVFGKRLHEIHEKRNK; translated from the coding sequence ATGCTTAAAAAAATCCTATCCGCCGCATTCGAATCAAGACGCAAGAAAAGCATCGAAGAGCAGCTCGAAAGCATGCGGGTCCTCAAAGTCCCCTTTCTGGAAGGAGCCGACGATCAGCTCATCTCAGAACTTGCGACAGCGTTGGAGCCGGTCAAATTTCCCGCTGGAAAAACGATTTTTCGCGAAGGGGAGCCTGGCGACAGTCTCTTTCTCATCGTGGATGGGACCGTACGCGTCAGCAGCGAAGAAGAGGAGATCATCGCCGAACTCGGCGTCGGCGGATGCTTCGGGGAAGGTGCCCTCCTCGAAGGTCAAGTGCGCGCGGCCACTGTCGTTGCGGTGGAAGAGCTGGCTCTCTTACAGCTCAAACGTGAGTCGTATGAAGAGCTGGCCACCAAATTTAGAAAATTGCGCTATCGTCTAAGTAATCTGCACAAAACGAGAAAAGCCGAGGAAATCGAAAATTCGATCGAATGTAATTTACTAAAAAACGCCCCCTTTCTCGCAGGCGCAGGCGGTGGACTGATCAACGAACTCGCTCATATGCTGGAGCGGAAACATTTCGCCAAGGGCAACAGCCTGATCCGCGAGGGAGCAGACGGTAAATATTTTTTCTTAATCGAAGAAGGCATGGTAAGTGTCAGTCAGGGCACCACTCAGTTGGCCGAGCTCGGGCCAGGCACTTGCATCGGCGAAGGCGCTCTCTTCAGTGGGAGAGCATGCTCCGCGACTGTCAAAGCCCTGACAGACACATCTAGCTTCGTGTTAAAAAAAGAGGCTTTCCGACGAATCATCGCCCGCTATCCGGTTTTTGGCAAAAGACTGCACGAAATTCACGAGAAGCGAAATAAATAA
- a CDS encoding RNA-binding S4 domain-containing protein: MPSSPTPSASASSQRLDRWLWAVRVYKTRSDAAEACRGSAVRLNGNIAKPSSKVRIGDCIVARTKALTRTLHVVGLIENRIGAALVAEYCDDQTPESEHEKAREKRANARVFSHKGSGRPTKKDRRDIEKLISKI; encoded by the coding sequence GTGCCAAGCTCGCCCACCCCCTCCGCATCCGCGTCTTCACAACGCCTCGACCGCTGGCTTTGGGCAGTACGTGTGTATAAAACACGCAGCGACGCCGCTGAAGCCTGCCGCGGCTCCGCAGTGCGCCTCAACGGTAATATCGCCAAGCCCTCCTCCAAAGTGCGCATTGGCGATTGCATCGTCGCTCGCACCAAAGCACTCACCCGCACCCTCCATGTAGTGGGATTGATCGAAAACCGTATCGGCGCCGCTCTGGTGGCGGAATATTGCGACGACCAAACCCCAGAGTCGGAGCATGAAAAAGCCCGCGAAAAGCGGGCCAATGCCAGGGTCTTCAGCCATAAAGGCAGTGGCCGCCCCACCAAAAAAGATCGACGCGACATAGAAAAACTAATATCGAAAATCTAA